The following are encoded together in the Cervus elaphus chromosome 30, mCerEla1.1, whole genome shotgun sequence genome:
- the F7 gene encoding coagulation factor VII: MLSRARVLALLCLLLGLRGSLPAVFLPQEQALGVLHRPRRANGFLEELRPGSLERECREELCSFEEAREIFHNEERTKQFWVSYNDGDQCASSPCQNGGSCEDQLQSYVCFCPDGFEGRNCETDKQSQLICANDNGGCEQYCGANPGAGRFCWCHEDYALQADGVTCAPAVEYPCGKIPVLEKRNGSKPQGRIVGGHVCPKGECPWQAMLKLNGALLCGGTLVSPSWVVSAAHCFDRLRSWRNLTAVLGEHDLGRVEGSEQERLVVQVIVPKEYVPGKTNHDVALLQLSQPVALGDHVAPLCLPDPAFADETLAFVRFSAVSGWGQLLERGVTARKLMVVLVPRLLTQDCLQQSRQRPGGPAVTDNMFCAGYTDGSKDACKGDSGGPHATRFRATWFLTGIVSWGEGCAAAGHFGVYTRVSRYTAWLRRLMGHPLPERGLLRVPLLP; encoded by the exons ATGCTATCCCGGGCCCGGGTGCTGGCCCTCCTCTGCCTTCTGCTTGGCCTGCGGGGGTCCCTGCCGGCAG tcttcctgccccaggagcaGGCCCTCGGCGTCCTGCACCGGCCCCGGCGTGCCAACGGGTTCCTGGAGGAGCTCCGGCCAGGCTCGCTGGAGCGGGAGTGCAGGGAGGAGCTCTGCTCCTTCGAGGAGGCCCGCGAGATCTTCCACAATGAGGAGAGGACG AAGCAGTTCTGGGTTTCCTACAATG ACGGGGACCAGTGCGCCTCCAGCCCCTGCCAGAACGGGGGCTCCTGCGAGGACCAGCTCCAGTCCTACGTCTGCTTCTGCCCCGACGGCTTCGAGGGCCGGAACTGCGAGACAG ACAAGCAGAGCCAGCTGATCTGCGCCAACGACAATGGCGGCTGTGAGCAGTACTGCGGGGCCAACCCGGGGGCCGGGCGCTTCTGCTGGTGCCATGAGGACTACGCACTCCAGGCAGACGGGGTGACCTGTGCGCCCGCAG TGGAATATCCGTGCGGGAAAATACctgttttggaaaaaagaaacGGCAGCAAGCCCCAAGGGCGAATCGTGGGGGGCCACGTGTGCCCCAAAGGGGAGTGCCCTTGGCAG GccatgctgaagctgaacgggGCGCTGCTCTGCGGGGGCACCCTGGTCAGCCCCTCCTGGGTGGTCTCCGCTGCCCACTGCTTCGACAGGCTCCGGAGCTGGCGGAATCTGACTGCGGTGCTGG GTGAGCACGACCTCGGCCGCGTGGAGGGCTCGGAGCAGGAGCGGCTGGTGGTGCAGGTCATCGTCCCCAAGGAGTATGTGCCGGGCAAGACGAACCACGACGTGGCCCTGCTGCAGCTGTCGCAGCCCGTGGCCCTGGGTGACCACGTGGCGCCCCTCTGCCTGCCCGACCCCGCCTTCGCGGACGAGACGCTGGCCTTCGTGCGCTTCTCGGCCGTCAGCGGCTGGGGCCAGCTCCTGGAGCGCGGGGTCACCGCCCGCAAGCTCATGGTGGTGCTGGTGCCCCGGCTGCTGACCCAGGACTGCCTGCAGCAGTCGCGCCAGAGGCCCGGCGGGCCCGCGGTCACGGACAACATGTTCTGCGCCGGCTACACGGACGGCAGCAAGGACGCCTGCAAGGGGGACAGCGGGGGCCCGCACGCCACACGCTTCCGAGCCACCTGGTTCCTGACCGGCATCGTCAGCTGGGGCGAGGGCTGTGCGGCGGCCGGCCACTTCGGGGTCTACACGCGGGTCTCCCGCTACACGGCCTGGCTGCGGCGGCTGATGGGCCACCCTCTGCCCGAACGGGGCCTCCTCCGGGTCCCGCTGCTGCCCTAG